Within Streptomyces kaniharaensis, the genomic segment GAGCGACCACCTGCCCCGGCCGGTGGACCACCACCCTCCGCCCGGCCTGCGCGATCTCCGCGGTGCGGACGTAGCGCTGCCGCGAACCGTCGGGGCCGAACCACTCCTGCCAGACCGCCGCCAGCGTCTTGCAGCACGGAACGTCCTCGGCCGGGAAGTCCGGGAACACCTCCCGGATGTACTGGTGCAGCAGCCGGTGCCGGGCGGCCATGGTCATCCGCGAGCGCCGAAGGCATTCCTCCCTCACCGCGTAGATCCCTTCCCGGATCTCCGGGGTGATGCTGGGGCGGCCCCCGCCCGCGCGGAGCCAGCGGCCGTCCGCGCAGGCCAGCACCAGGTCCTCGCCCTTGCTGCGGGCTAGGCGCTTGAGCGTCCGCTCACTCATGAACCGCAGCCCCAGTGCCTCCGCCTCAACGGGCGGCATCGCCCGCAGTTCGGCGGCCTTGGCTCGGCGGCGCTCGCCAAGCGTGGTCATCGCCGGATCGAAGCCCGGCCTCGGCTCGCCCTGCAGGGCCCGCGCCGGGTGCCCGGCCCGAAAGCCGGTCTCGGTCTCCAGCACGTGCTCGGCCCGGATCCGGGCCCGCCGCATCTGCTCGGGTGTCAGGTCGGACAGAACCGTTCCCCGTCGGTCGCCGCCGGTCCGGGCCAGACGGCCGGGAGTGGGCAGCGGACGGACACCGGGGTGGTTCGCCAGCCAGCGCAACGACCGCCGGCTCAGCTCTCCGCCGGCATCGGCCAGGACCACCCGGCCCAGATGCGGTTCCAGCTCCTCGACCGTGAAACAGACGCCACCGAGCTCCAGCCGGACGCCGGGCGCCAGGACCAGGACGCCGCGGCTCACTGCCGCCGCCCCTGCGACGGAATCATCGGCTGCTGTCCGGCGAGCCAGACCGGGGACCGGTCGCCGAGCGGCTCGCCCAGATCGACACCGAGCCGGCGGTGCCAGAGCAAATGGACCGCCTCGGCCCGCGCCAGCTCTGGCCAGTCCGTCGACTCCACCAATTCCCCGAACCGCAACGGCCCCTCGGCGACGGCGTCCAGCAACTCGCCGTGCAGGCCGAGCAGGTCCTTGCGCGGGCGGCGCCGGGCCGACAACGCGTCCAGCACCCCCACCACGTGCGGGCGCCAGCCGGTGACCACGGTGTAGTGCCAGCCGGCCGCCGTCGCGACTTCTCGTGTCGCGGCGAACTTCCGCGCGTCCTCGTCGCGGACCAGAGCGGCCGGGCGGACGTCGAAGAGCCAGTTGCCGTCGGGCATCAGCGCGAGGAAGTCCGGGATGTGAGCCGCGCGGCCGCCGGTGTGCTCGAAGTCCAGGCGGAACGGCTGCGGCAGCACCTCCCGGGCCCGCAGGAAGTCCAGCGCCCGCAGCAGGTCCCGCTCCTCCAGCGACTCGAACCCGTGCTGGCGGCCGGTGGAGATCATGGGCTCCAGGCCCGGCCGGTGCCGCTGCCGGGCCCGCCAGGTGAACCGGCGAACCGGCTGCGAGTCGAGCACCGGCACCGACTCCAGATCCCTGACCGGCCAGACCACCTGGCCGCCGTCGAACAGCCAGGTCGTCGACCAGCGTCTCGGCCAGGACGCATCGAGCACCAGGCGCCGGCGGTGATCGCCATCGCCGGTGAACGTGCTGATCAGCGCGGTGAGATCGCATGCGTCCGAGCGGATGGCGGGTCCGGTCCGGAAACTCATGCGCCAACCCCAGCACCCCCGGCGCCCGCGGGTAGCCAGGCGGGGTGATGTTCACCCGGTCAAGTGAAGATCACGAAGCGGAGGCCGGAGCGTGGCGGGCAACCTGACCGCCGAGATCAGGAGGATGGCGGCCAGCGCGGGGATGACAGTGCGGTGCTGGGCTGAGCTGGCCCGCCTGTTTCGCGTGGCGGCGGACCTCAACTCCTGACGGCCTCTGCGATCTGCAGGGCGGCCTGGGCGGGCGTGAGGTGCGTGGTGTCGACGACCTCGGCCTCGGCGTGCAACCAGGTGCGGGCCGCCTCGGCGTAGGGCTCAAGGTATTTGAGACGGAACCAGGAGTTGGGACCAACAACAGTGTCCCCTGCGATGCGCCCGCGGAGGGTCTCCTGGTCGGCATGGAGAACGAAGTGCCGCACCGGAATGGCGTGTTGGGCGAGGCCCGTGCTGATCTCGCGCCAGTACTGCTCGACCAGGACAGTCATCGGCATCACCAGAGTCCCGCCGGTGTAGTCGAGCACGTGGCGGGCGGTCTCGACTACGAGTGGCCGCCACGGCGGCCAATGCTGGAAGTTGTCCGTCCCGGGCAGCCCCGGTGTGATGTCCATGAGTGTCTCGCCAACCTTCTCGGCGTCGAACACCCGGGAGTCGGGGATCAGCTGCTGCACGAGTGCACTGGTCGTCGTCTTGCCTGCACCGTGGGTGCCGTTGAGCCATACGATCACGGGTTCGACACTAACGGCGCGCGGGTCACAGGAACGGGCATAGCAGAAATCCGGTACGGCTTCGGCGCTGACTGCGACGGTGTCAACCACTGAGATCGGATGTCACCTAGCTCGAAAAGTCGCAACTACTGAGCCGGGACACGAGAGTTGGAACCAGTGGGGCCGAGCGACCTGACGGTTTCTCGTCGATGGGACACGCTTGTTGGCACCAAGTGGTCACGATTCTTGGAACCAGCAAGGCCCTTGTATAGCTTCGCCGGTACCAGTGCTGAGGACCCTGCGGCTTACCGGCCCCTGGAGGGGTATCACTGACACGTGATCAGGCTCTCGCCGTCGCCGAACCTGAACCCCAGGGCATGGACCAGGTCGAGTACCAAACCCTCGGCGAGTGGGTCACATTCCGCCTCAAGGGTGGTTCTCACCGCCACTGGGTCGGGTTGAAGGCCGGCTGCCTCCGCCCAGGCCACGGCCTGACGGGTGACCTCGTCGGGATCACCGATCCACTCCTCGGGGACGTCGTAGTCTCGCGCCATCTCCGGAGACAGTGCGCAGTGCCAGGTCAGACCGCCGGGGCTGGCTGCTTCCACGCTGACGACGTCGCTGTCGTGGACATACATGACGAGGGCCGGGGCTCCCGTCTCAGTCGCGATCGAGTCATGCGGAGCAACGCCTGGAGACAGTTGCAGGATCTGCCAGGCGCCATCCCTGGCCGACCACCACGACGTGGCGGCAAGCGCCTGTACTGCTGCCAGCTCGGTCACCGGCTGCTCGGCCCGTGCCACAACGAAAGATCCGGAGAAACCCATGGATCGAGACCGTAGCCCCCGGCGCTGACACCCCCGGCTTCCTCACTGGTTCCAGGCCGCCGGCGCCCACATCCCTCAGGGTCGACAGGGTCACTCAAGGGTCCCCGAGAAGGGTCGCCCGGTTCCAACATGCGTGGCCAGGTTCCAACCATCGTGGCCCGGCTCAACTACCCGGTGTGGCCAGAACCCCGCAGGGGCCAACTATCAATTCCAGGGGCCAACTATCAATTCCGGCCTCAGACTCCGCCAGCTGAGCGGACGTACGGCGGCGCAAGCCGGGCCCAACAATCGACCTCGGTAGGTTGGAAAACATGACCTCGGTACAGATCACGGTGAGCATCACTCCGCAGCAGGCAAGCCGATTCAATCTGCGAAAAAGGCGCCAGAAATTGGAGCAAGATGAATACCTGAAAGAACTGAAAAGGGAAGGGCTGACCCATCGGGAGGCCCGGGTGCAACTCGCGCTGATCCGGCCCGACACCTGGCCCCCGCTCGACGTCGTCGTGGCCGGGGCCGTGCGCCAGCGCCTGGCCGAGCCGGACCTGGCCGGCCCCTGGGAGCCGCTGACGCCGGAGGAGGAAGGGGAGATGAAGCTGAGCGGCCGCTGGCCGGGGCCGGCCCCCGATGTTCGGCTGGTGGAACGGAACTACCTCCTCCCATCCGAGCTGGTCACCGAGCTGCGGACCGCATCCTGGCGGGTCAGCGCGCGACCCCTCGCCCTCTACAGCCCGAGCCTCGGGCGGGCCGAGCGGGAGCGCCTGGCCG encodes:
- a CDS encoding ATP-binding protein, whose translation is MIVWLNGTHGAGKTTTSALVQQLIPDSRVFDAEKVGETLMDITPGLPGTDNFQHWPPWRPLVVETARHVLDYTGGTLVMPMTVLVEQYWREISTGLAQHAIPVRHFVLHADQETLRGRIAGDTVVGPNSWFRLKYLEPYAEAARTWLHAEAEVVDTTHLTPAQAALQIAEAVRS
- a CDS encoding TnsA-like heteromeric transposase endonuclease subunit: MSFRTGPAIRSDACDLTALISTFTGDGDHRRRLVLDASWPRRWSTTWLFDGGQVVWPVRDLESVPVLDSQPVRRFTWRARQRHRPGLEPMISTGRQHGFESLEERDLLRALDFLRAREVLPQPFRLDFEHTGGRAAHIPDFLALMPDGNWLFDVRPAALVRDEDARKFAATREVATAAGWHYTVVTGWRPHVVGVLDALSARRRPRKDLLGLHGELLDAVAEGPLRFGELVESTDWPELARAEAVHLLWHRRLGVDLGEPLGDRSPVWLAGQQPMIPSQGRRQ